One segment of Actinomycetota bacterium DNA contains the following:
- a CDS encoding DUF2752 domain-containing protein, giving the protein MRPTTSETMTPISPSEAPPVSGALCAHARIDGGATSPSLRGPNVFETLCARASAARGQLSTVAVATLAAVACVVLALFDPRQNSFYPRCPFRAVTGRACAGCGITRGLHQLLTGHPVAALRLNLLMVVLVPASLYGYAAWALPKWRGRKLPTITLTSRNIVVGIGGLLLFTLLRNLPWEPFRTFSSLH; this is encoded by the coding sequence GTGCGCCCCACGACGAGCGAAACAATGACGCCGATCAGTCCTTCAGAAGCACCCCCCGTGTCAGGAGCGCTCTGCGCGCACGCTCGAATCGACGGCGGCGCGACGTCCCCCTCACTGCGCGGGCCGAATGTGTTCGAGACGTTGTGCGCACGGGCGTCGGCCGCGCGAGGACAGCTCTCGACGGTGGCCGTCGCTACGCTCGCCGCGGTGGCGTGCGTCGTGCTCGCACTGTTTGATCCCCGCCAGAATTCCTTCTACCCAAGGTGCCCGTTTCGGGCCGTCACCGGACGCGCCTGCGCGGGCTGTGGGATCACGCGCGGCCTGCACCAGCTGCTCACCGGGCATCCGGTCGCAGCCCTGCGCCTCAACCTGCTCATGGTCGTATTGGTGCCAGCATCACTCTATGGCTACGCCGCGTGGGCCCTCCCCAAATGGCGGGGACGGAAGCTCCCGACGATCACGCTGACGTCGCGCAACATCGTCGTCGGCATTGGCGGGCTCCTGCTCTTCACGCTGCTGCGCAACCTCCCGTGGGAGCCCTTTCGCACCTTCTCTTCGTTGCACTAA